The sequence below is a genomic window from Escherichia marmotae.
TTACATCCCGCAGCAAGTGGGCGAGTTTATGCGGCTTATGGTGGCGTTTATGTCTGTACGGCGTTGATTTGGCTGCGTGTGGTGGATGGGGTGAAGCTCAGTCTCTACGACTGGACAGGCGCGATAATTGCGCTTTGCGGTATGTTGATTATTGTTGCTGGCTGGGGACGTGCCTGATTTTTCTGGTCTATAAGATATTTTATTATCAATGACATACGCGTTTTCAGGGCACTGAAAAACAATAAGCTTTGACTATTTTTAGAACTATTCATGGCGCAAATATGCGCTTTTTTTTGTGATCGTTCTGGCTTTTTTTGATCTTCATACTTGTATGGTAGTAGCTCAGTTGCGTAGATTTCATGCATCACGATAAGCGATGCAAGGAATAGAACATGAAGATTGTAGGGGCTGAAGTTTTTGTTACCTGTCCGGGGCGTAATTTCGTCACCTTAAAAATCACCACCGAGGACGGTATTACCGGTCTTGGTGATGCCACTCTCAACGGACGCGAGCTTTCCGTTGCGTCCTATTTGCAGGATCACCTGTGTCCGCAACTTATAGGCCGCGATGCCCACCGTATCGAAGATATCTGGCAGTTTTTCTATAAAGGTGCTTACTGGCGTCGCGGCCCGGTGACTATGTCGGCCATTTCAGCCGTTGATATGGCGCTATGGGACATTAAAGCCAAAGCTGCCAACATGCCGCTTTACCAGTTACTCGGCGGCGCGTCTCGCGAAGGGGTGATGGTCTATTGCCATACCACCGGTCACAGTATTGATGAGGCAC
It includes:
- a CDS encoding YnfA family protein, with the translated sequence MIKTTLLFFVTALCEIMGCFLPWLWLKRNASVWLLVPAGISLALFVWLLTLHPAASGRVYAAYGGVYVCTALIWLRVVDGVKLSLYDWTGAIIALCGMLIIVAGWGRA